The Arachis hypogaea cultivar Tifrunner chromosome 16, arahy.Tifrunner.gnm2.J5K5, whole genome shotgun sequence genome contains a region encoding:
- the LOC112754601 gene encoding pyridoxal kinase isoform X2, with amino-acid sequence MAPPILSLVLPSETGRVLSIQSHTVQGYVGNKSAVFPLQLLGYDVDPINSVQFSNHTGYPTFKGQVLNGQQLWELIEGLEGNDLLYYTHLLTGYIGSVSFLDTVLEVVSKLRSVNPKLIYVCDPVMGDEGKLYVPQELISVYRERVVPVASMLTPNQFEAELLTGFRIQSEDDGRKACNFLHEAGPSKVVITSINIDGTLLLIGSHEKEKGTGDLMTALLLGWSNKYPDNLEITAELAVSSLQALLQRTLNDYKSAGHDPRSTSLEIRLIQSQDDIRSPEITFKAEIYS; translated from the exons ATGGCGCCTCCAATCCTTTCACTGGTTCTTCCCTCGGAGACTGGTCGAGTTCTCAGCATTCAATCTCACACCGTTCAG GGGTATGTTGGTAATAAATCAGCTGTCTTCCCTCTGCAACTATTGGGCTATGATGTGGATCCGATTAACTCTGTGCAGTTCTCTAATCATACAG GATACCCTACTTTTAAGGGTCAGGTTTTGAATGGACAACAACTCTGGGAACTAATAGAAGGTCTTGAAGGAAATGATTTGTTGTACTATACTCATTTATTAACAG GTTATATCGGTTCAGTCTCTTTTTTAGACACTGTATTAGAAGTTGTTAGCAAGCTTCGCTCAGTAAACCCGAAACTTATATATG TTTGTGATCCAGTGATGGGTGACGAAGGAAAACTTTATGTTCCTCAAGAGCTAATATCAGTCTATCGTGAAAGG GTTGTTCCAGTAGCTTCAATGTTAACTCCTAACCAGTTTGAAGCAGAACTACTAACAGGATTCAG GATTCAATCTGAAGATGATGGCCGGAAAGCTTGTAATTTTCTTCATGAGGCTGGACCATCAAAG GTTGTAATAACAAGTATAAATATAGACGGGACTCTTCTTCTCATTGGCAGCCATGAAAAGGAAAAG GGAACGGGAGATCTCATGACTGCACTTCTTCTTGGTTGGAGTAAT AAATACCCTGACAACCTTGAGATTACTGCAGAACTTGCAGTATCAAGCTTGCAG GCTCTTTTGCAAAGGACACTCAATGACTACAAAAGTGCAGGTCATGATCCCCGGTCAACCAGTCTAGAGATCAGATTAATTCAAAGCCAGGATGATATTCGCAGCCCAGAAATCACATTTAAAGCTGAAATATACAGCTAA
- the LOC112754601 gene encoding pyridoxal kinase isoform X1 has translation MAPPILSLVLPSETGRVLSIQSHTVQGYVGNKSAVFPLQLLGYDVDPINSVQFSNHTGYPTFKGQVLNGQQLWELIEGLEGNDLLYYTHLLTGYIGSVSFLDTVLEVVSKLRSVNPKLIYVCDPVMGDEGKLYVPQELISVYRERVVPVASMLTPNQFEAELLTGFRIQSEDDGRKACNFLHEAGPSKVVITSINIDGTLLLIGSHEKEKGKPPKQFKIVIPKIPAYFTGTGDLMTALLLGWSNKYPDNLEITAELAVSSLQALLQRTLNDYKSAGHDPRSTSLEIRLIQSQDDIRSPEITFKAEIYS, from the exons ATGGCGCCTCCAATCCTTTCACTGGTTCTTCCCTCGGAGACTGGTCGAGTTCTCAGCATTCAATCTCACACCGTTCAG GGGTATGTTGGTAATAAATCAGCTGTCTTCCCTCTGCAACTATTGGGCTATGATGTGGATCCGATTAACTCTGTGCAGTTCTCTAATCATACAG GATACCCTACTTTTAAGGGTCAGGTTTTGAATGGACAACAACTCTGGGAACTAATAGAAGGTCTTGAAGGAAATGATTTGTTGTACTATACTCATTTATTAACAG GTTATATCGGTTCAGTCTCTTTTTTAGACACTGTATTAGAAGTTGTTAGCAAGCTTCGCTCAGTAAACCCGAAACTTATATATG TTTGTGATCCAGTGATGGGTGACGAAGGAAAACTTTATGTTCCTCAAGAGCTAATATCAGTCTATCGTGAAAGG GTTGTTCCAGTAGCTTCAATGTTAACTCCTAACCAGTTTGAAGCAGAACTACTAACAGGATTCAG GATTCAATCTGAAGATGATGGCCGGAAAGCTTGTAATTTTCTTCATGAGGCTGGACCATCAAAG GTTGTAATAACAAGTATAAATATAGACGGGACTCTTCTTCTCATTGGCAGCCATGAAAAGGAAAAG GGAAAGCCTCCCAAACAATTTAAGATTGTGATTCCAAAAATACCAGCTTACTTTACG GGAACGGGAGATCTCATGACTGCACTTCTTCTTGGTTGGAGTAAT AAATACCCTGACAACCTTGAGATTACTGCAGAACTTGCAGTATCAAGCTTGCAG GCTCTTTTGCAAAGGACACTCAATGACTACAAAAGTGCAGGTCATGATCCCCGGTCAACCAGTCTAGAGATCAGATTAATTCAAAGCCAGGATGATATTCGCAGCCCAGAAATCACATTTAAAGCTGAAATATACAGCTAA